The proteins below are encoded in one region of Maribacter aestuarii:
- a CDS encoding response regulator — MIKVLIADNHPIVRMGVRNVLDSATGFEMVDDVATTEELFEKLENVTPDVVMLEMDIPEMNGIAALRKIKKEYPDVKVLMYSGQSEDVYALSAIRAGAFGYLAKSSDIDYIISAVTKVSEGSMFITNELAQRLAFDEGTKKPRRFFRKLSTREVEVLKLLASGKRNKEVAQGLNLNEKTVSTYKARLMKKLNVDNMVDLLQQAKALELY; from the coding sequence ATGATCAAAGTTTTAATCGCGGACAACCACCCCATCGTCAGAATGGGCGTTAGAAACGTACTGGATTCCGCAACAGGTTTTGAAATGGTGGACGATGTTGCCACTACTGAAGAACTTTTTGAAAAACTGGAAAATGTAACCCCCGATGTTGTAATGCTAGAAATGGATATCCCGGAAATGAACGGTATAGCCGCCTTACGCAAAATCAAAAAGGAATATCCCGATGTAAAAGTCTTGATGTACAGCGGACAATCGGAAGATGTCTATGCGTTAAGTGCTATTAGGGCTGGTGCTTTCGGATACTTAGCCAAATCCTCGGATATCGATTACATTATTTCCGCAGTTACCAAAGTAAGTGAAGGGAGCATGTTCATCACCAACGAGTTGGCCCAAAGGTTAGCGTTCGATGAAGGCACCAAGAAGCCAAGAAGATTCTTCCGTAAGTTATCAACTAGGGAAGTAGAAGTTTTAAAACTTCTTGCCAGCGGAAAACGAAACAAAGAGGTAGCCCAAGGATTAAACCTCAATGAAAAAACAGTCAGTACCTATAAGGCACGTTTAATGAAAAAATTGAATGTGGACAACATGGTAGATTTATTGCAACAGGCAAAAGCGCTGGAACTGTATTAA
- the nadE gene encoding NAD(+) synthase, translating into MQTEKVIDHIVDWLRDYATNAKQKGFVIGVSGGIDSAVTSTLCAKTGLDLLCLEMPIHQAETQSDRASRHIDWLQANFENVKRQPVNLTPIFDGLVAAFPTVANEEERFMSLANTRARLRMTSLYYFAALNRYLVAGTGNKVEDFGVGFYTKYGDGGVDLSPIADLLKTEVYEIAKFLGVNEEIIKAPPTDGLWGDDRTDEDQIGASYPELEWAMRMKDEGKTIDDFTGRDREVFSIFSRFNSMNQHKMLPIPICIIPETLK; encoded by the coding sequence ATGCAAACTGAAAAAGTGATAGACCACATAGTGGATTGGTTAAGGGATTATGCCACCAATGCCAAGCAGAAGGGATTTGTGATTGGTGTATCGGGCGGTATAGATTCTGCCGTGACCTCAACCCTTTGTGCAAAAACGGGACTGGACCTGCTCTGCTTGGAAATGCCCATACATCAGGCAGAAACTCAATCGGATAGGGCATCTAGGCATATTGATTGGTTGCAGGCTAATTTTGAGAACGTAAAACGACAGCCCGTAAACCTTACCCCTATCTTTGATGGTTTGGTAGCCGCATTCCCTACCGTTGCAAATGAAGAGGAACGCTTTATGTCTTTGGCCAACACACGTGCACGGCTGCGCATGACGAGCTTGTATTACTTTGCGGCCCTGAACCGTTATCTCGTTGCCGGTACCGGAAATAAGGTTGAAGATTTTGGTGTAGGGTTTTATACCAAATATGGAGATGGAGGTGTAGATTTAAGTCCGATAGCCGATTTGTTAAAAACAGAAGTATATGAAATCGCAAAGTTCTTGGGTGTGAACGAAGAAATTATAAAAGCCCCTCCAACAGATGGACTATGGGGAGATGACAGGACCGATGAAGACCAGATAGGTGCCTCCTATCCAGAATTGGAATGGGCCATGAGAATGAAAGACGAAGGTAAGACCATAGATGACTTTACGGGCCGTGACAGAGAGGTGTTCTCTATATTCAGTAGGTTTAATTCGATGAATCAACACAAAATGCTGCCCATTCCCATTTGTATAATTCCAGAAACGTTAAAATAA